The following are encoded in a window of Nitrospirota bacterium genomic DNA:
- a CDS encoding ABC transporter substrate-binding protein: protein MEQILDTAVSQGSRSVESSKGLGWAAITGIVALLTLPCTGALAAELTPTESVKSTIAEVVRILDNAEVKQPSRSLERRHMIEQVVRDRVSYEDMAKRALGVPWTDLTDNERREFVDLFVQLLRDTFAGRIDSYAGEQVVYLSEQREEQFAEVKTRLAGHKMDTLLDFRLANRFGNWLVYDVVIDGASIVGNYHAQFTSIIRDLTYAGLVKRMKEKTLVAKAFEVTAAH from the coding sequence ATGGAACAGATATTAGACACAGCCGTCAGTCAGGGTTCTCGCAGTGTCGAATCGAGCAAGGGCTTAGGGTGGGCGGCGATCACCGGGATAGTGGCGCTCCTGACGCTGCCCTGCACTGGTGCGTTGGCTGCTGAGCTGACCCCGACGGAATCGGTGAAGAGCACGATCGCTGAAGTGGTTCGTATCCTCGATAATGCGGAGGTGAAACAGCCAAGCCGCTCCTTGGAACGACGTCACATGATCGAGCAGGTGGTGCGGGATCGTGTGAGTTATGAAGACATGGCGAAACGAGCGCTGGGGGTACCCTGGACAGACTTGACGGATAATGAACGGCGTGAATTCGTCGATCTCTTCGTGCAACTGCTCCGAGACACGTTTGCCGGCAGGATCGATTCGTATGCGGGCGAGCAGGTGGTCTATCTGTCCGAACAGCGCGAGGAGCAGTTCGCCGAAGTGAAGACGCGGTTGGCGGGACACAAGATGGATACGCTCCTCGATTTCCGGTTGGCGAACCGGTTCGGCAATTGGCTCGTCTACGATGTGGTCATCGATGGGGCGAGCATTGTTGGAAATTACCATGCGCAGTTCACCAGCATTATCCGCGACCTCACCTATGCCGGGTTGGTGAAACGGATGAAAGAGAAGACACTCGTCGCCAAAGCGTTTGAAGTGACCGCGGCGCACTAG